The Geoglobus acetivorans genome window below encodes:
- a CDS encoding ATP synthase subunit B, whose product MKEYKTITQVSGPLVFVEKTEPVGYGELVTITLPDGSTRRGQVLDTSKDVVVVQVFEGTRGIDTSSTVRFTGDIIRLNVSYDMLGRILSGSGDPIDGGPKIVPEERREIIGAAINPYAREYPREFIQTGISAIDGMNTLVRGQKLPIFSGSGLPHNDIALQVARQAKVRGEGEEFAVVFAAMGITYEEAHQFMKDFERTGALERAVVFLNLANDPAIERLLTPRMALTAAEFLAYEYDLHVLVILTDMTNYCEALREISAAREEVPGRRGYPGYMYTDLATIYERAGRIRGRKGTITQMPILTMPGDDITHPIPDLTGYITEGQIVLSRELHAKGIYPPINVLPSLSRLMKEGIGEGKTRDDHVQWNDQMYAAYAEGVDLRGLVAIVGEEALSERDRRYLRFADEFERRFVQQGRYEDRDIETTLDIGWDLLSMLPESELTKIERKYIEKYHPAYKKKEKTAE is encoded by the coding sequence ATGAAGGAATACAAGACAATCACTCAGGTATCCGGACCTCTTGTGTTTGTTGAAAAGACAGAGCCGGTAGGTTACGGTGAGCTGGTTACGATAACGCTGCCCGATGGATCAACAAGGAGAGGACAGGTTCTCGACACGTCTAAGGATGTAGTGGTCGTTCAGGTTTTCGAGGGTACAAGAGGTATCGACACCTCATCAACTGTGAGGTTTACCGGAGACATCATCAGGCTTAATGTCAGCTACGACATGCTCGGGAGAATTCTCAGCGGCTCCGGTGATCCAATCGATGGTGGGCCCAAGATCGTTCCTGAGGAGAGAAGGGAGATCATTGGTGCGGCCATCAACCCGTACGCAAGAGAGTATCCAAGAGAGTTCATACAGACCGGTATCTCGGCCATAGATGGAATGAACACCCTTGTCAGAGGACAGAAGTTGCCCATCTTCTCCGGTTCTGGTCTCCCACACAACGACATAGCCCTGCAGGTGGCAAGGCAGGCGAAGGTCAGGGGAGAAGGAGAGGAGTTCGCTGTCGTCTTTGCGGCTATGGGTATCACGTACGAAGAAGCTCACCAGTTCATGAAGGATTTCGAGAGGACCGGAGCACTCGAAAGAGCGGTGGTTTTCCTGAACCTGGCAAACGACCCTGCCATCGAGAGGCTGCTCACACCAAGAATGGCTCTAACTGCTGCTGAATTCCTTGCCTACGAGTATGACCTGCACGTTCTCGTCATCCTTACCGACATGACCAACTACTGTGAGGCTCTGAGAGAAATCTCCGCTGCGAGAGAAGAGGTGCCCGGAAGAAGAGGCTATCCTGGTTACATGTACACCGATCTCGCCACGATTTACGAGAGAGCAGGGAGAATCAGGGGGAGGAAGGGTACGATCACTCAGATGCCCATTCTGACGATGCCTGGAGATGATATCACTCATCCTATTCCGGACCTCACCGGATATATCACTGAGGGACAGATTGTGCTCAGCAGAGAGCTGCACGCCAAGGGCATCTATCCGCCCATTAACGTTCTGCCATCACTCAGCAGGCTGATGAAAGAAGGTATTGGCGAGGGTAAGACGAGAGATGACCATGTGCAGTGGAACGACCAGATGTATGCAGCCTATGCTGAGGGTGTCGATCTCAGAGGTCTTGTTGCAATTGTCGGTGAGGAGGCGCTTTCGGAGAGAGACAGGAGATATCTCAGATTTGCGGATGAGTTTGAAAGGAGATTCGTACAGCAGGGAAGATATGAGGACAGAGACATCGAGACAACCCTTGATATTGGTTGGGACCTCCTCTCGATGCTTCCAGAAAGCGAGCTGACAAAGATCGAAAGGAAGTACATAGAGAAGTATCACCCTGCATACAAGAAGAAGGAAAAAACGGCTGAATAA
- a CDS encoding V-type ATP synthase subunit D, translating into MDVQPTRMELIKLRRRIAMAKKGHSLLKMKRDGLIMEFRTILEDAKRVIDEMVRSYQEAQEKLALAMAADGVIAVKSIALSVDKPPSFTLKRKNIMGVVVPVIKREKVRKSVGERNYGIIGTTARIDEAVEAYEELVDAILEVAEIETTLKRLIDEIERTKRRVNALEFNVIPRMEEAAGYITFKLEEMDRENIIRLKKIKGKKEQAEA; encoded by the coding sequence ATGGACGTCCAGCCAACGAGAATGGAGCTCATCAAGCTCAGAAGAAGAATAGCAATGGCAAAGAAGGGGCATTCTCTCCTGAAAATGAAAAGAGATGGCCTCATAATGGAATTCAGGACGATACTCGAAGATGCGAAGAGGGTTATTGACGAGATGGTTAGGAGCTATCAGGAGGCTCAGGAGAAACTCGCTCTTGCAATGGCGGCAGATGGTGTCATCGCCGTGAAATCAATTGCACTGTCTGTGGACAAACCTCCGTCATTCACCCTCAAGCGAAAGAACATCATGGGTGTTGTTGTTCCAGTTATAAAGAGAGAAAAGGTTCGGAAGAGTGTTGGTGAGCGAAATTACGGTATAATCGGTACAACTGCAAGAATTGATGAGGCTGTTGAAGCATACGAGGAGCTTGTGGATGCAATACTTGAGGTTGCTGAGATTGAAACCACACTGAAAAGGCTTATTGACGAGATTGAGAGGACCAAGAGAAGGGTCAATGCTCTCGAGTTCAACGTCATCCCGAGGATGGAGGAAGCTGCAGGATACATCACGTTCAAGCTTGAGGAAATGGACAGAGAGAATATCATCAGGCTGAAGAAGATCAAGGGAAAGAAAGAGCAGGCTGAGGCATGA
- a CDS encoding DUF99 family protein, with amino-acid sequence MKRYRFVGFDDSFRNDRASIVGAVTEGSSYLEGVLVDSIAVDGFDVTDRIISMLGRSKFRELVHCIFLSGITFGGFNVADIEVIHEQLNIPVVVVMRRRPNFDDIYSALKNVDGFETRKNMIEKAGPVFDAGDVFIQFKGCGLEEAREYLRLASLKGNIPECLRIAHMIASAIIHGENRGRA; translated from the coding sequence ATGAAAAGATATCGCTTTGTTGGTTTTGATGACAGTTTCAGGAACGATAGGGCCAGCATTGTTGGTGCGGTAACAGAGGGAAGTTCGTATCTCGAGGGCGTTCTTGTCGACAGCATAGCTGTTGATGGTTTTGACGTTACTGACAGGATCATCTCCATGCTTGGAAGATCAAAATTCAGGGAACTTGTTCACTGCATATTTCTGAGCGGAATAACATTTGGCGGGTTCAACGTAGCAGATATTGAAGTCATACACGAACAGCTTAACATACCCGTTGTCGTTGTGATGAGGAGGCGGCCCAATTTTGATGATATTTACAGCGCACTGAAAAACGTGGATGGCTTTGAAACGAGAAAAAACATGATTGAAAAAGCCGGACCTGTTTTTGATGCAGGAGATGTATTTATCCAGTTTAAGGGATGTGGGCTGGAGGAAGCGAGAGAGTACTTGAGGCTCGCATCCCTGAAGGGAAACATTCCAGAGTGTTTGAGAATAGCACACATGATCGCTTCAGCCATAATCCATGGAGAAAACAGGGGAAGGGCCTGA
- a CDS encoding nickel-dependent hydrogenase large subunit, giving the protein MEVVIDPVTRLEGHHGVKLNVENGVVKDAKALATMFRGFERIVVGRDVRDAPIILQRICGVCHNDHRLASLFAIENAAGLGNEWGHGIPEPALLLRNVIASLQYVFDHPVWAYALTGPDYCDQIHKTGLTRFNPLVGQGVKEAVFAQRRLHQAMAYIGGKVPHIMTPIHGGVTLEIDEKVISRLISIVLDVKKWAIGVGLGKTTLEHTADVAGYIIDDVSRKVQDGKEIAPPSDPEIGRGLYDLVSLIVVMANMGLAEMGERTATMLAYGFLTDAEGKLFFPSGFFNGNELEKFDYRKISEDVKHSYYSDDAGGEYVGSEDTRKLVPKYGKSGAYTWAKAPRYAGTPAEVGPLARMVAKGFRDGWEYGDPLDLRKSLAGGRTASNALARNIARIQEELLMIDYLESLLLQLKDHAGKKTHIEFPENLTGEGVGLREAPRGALGHWMRARDGKVENYQVIAPTTWNVSPRDSAGNPGPLEEALVGTPMENGDQWNVIRVIHSFDLCLACTVHVFTNDGKKWNFIV; this is encoded by the coding sequence GTGGAAGTGGTAATTGATCCGGTTACGAGACTTGAGGGTCATCACGGAGTGAAGCTGAATGTGGAGAACGGTGTTGTTAAGGATGCGAAGGCTCTCGCAACGATGTTCAGGGGCTTTGAGAGGATTGTGGTTGGCAGGGATGTAAGAGATGCCCCCATAATCCTGCAGAGGATATGCGGAGTCTGCCACAACGACCACAGACTCGCAAGTCTGTTTGCCATTGAAAACGCAGCCGGGCTGGGAAACGAGTGGGGCCACGGGATACCCGAACCGGCGCTGCTGCTCAGAAATGTCATAGCAAGCCTTCAATACGTCTTTGACCACCCGGTATGGGCTTACGCTCTCACTGGCCCCGATTACTGTGACCAGATACACAAAACCGGCCTTACAAGGTTCAACCCGCTTGTTGGCCAGGGGGTGAAGGAGGCCGTCTTCGCCCAGAGAAGACTTCATCAGGCCATGGCCTACATCGGTGGGAAAGTGCCGCACATCATGACGCCCATTCATGGCGGGGTAACCCTCGAAATAGACGAGAAGGTGATAAGCAGGCTGATCAGCATCGTTCTCGACGTCAAGAAATGGGCAATAGGGGTCGGACTCGGAAAGACCACACTCGAACACACTGCAGATGTAGCAGGATATATCATAGATGATGTCTCCAGAAAGGTCCAGGACGGTAAGGAGATTGCACCACCCTCAGACCCGGAGATCGGGAGGGGTCTTTACGACCTGGTGTCGCTCATCGTGGTGATGGCAAACATGGGTCTGGCCGAAATGGGCGAAAGAACAGCAACGATGCTGGCCTACGGATTTCTGACGGATGCTGAAGGAAAGCTGTTTTTCCCGTCAGGATTTTTCAATGGAAACGAGCTGGAAAAATTCGACTACAGGAAAATAAGCGAGGACGTGAAGCACTCATACTACAGCGACGACGCTGGTGGAGAATACGTGGGCAGCGAGGACACGAGAAAGCTCGTACCGAAATACGGAAAGAGCGGTGCATACACCTGGGCCAAGGCACCCAGATACGCAGGCACACCGGCAGAGGTTGGACCGCTGGCGAGAATGGTGGCCAAGGGTTTCAGAGACGGATGGGAATACGGAGACCCGCTCGACCTCAGAAAGAGCCTTGCAGGTGGACGAACGGCAAGCAACGCTCTGGCAAGAAACATTGCGAGGATTCAGGAGGAGCTCCTAATGATAGACTACCTCGAAAGCCTTCTTCTCCAGCTGAAAGACCATGCGGGCAAGAAAACGCACATAGAATTCCCTGAAAACCTGACTGGAGAGGGCGTAGGCCTCAGAGAGGCCCCGAGAGGAGCGCTGGGACACTGGATGAGAGCGAGGGATGGAAAGGTCGAGAACTATCAGGTCATAGCTCCAACGACCTGGAACGTCTCACCGAGAGATTCAGCCGGGAATCCCGGACCACTTGAGGAAGCACTTGTCGGAACCCCAATGGAAAACGGAGACCAGTGGAACGTTATTAGGGTGATACACAGCTTCGACCTCTGTCTTGCATGCACGGTCCACGTGTTCACGAATGACGGCAAAAAGTGGAACTTTATCGTCTAA
- a CDS encoding cytochrome b/b6 domain-containing protein: MRYVLRFDVHQRLQHLLLLTSFIILAITGLPLLYRYTDWGMALINAMGGVENVRGWHRLASFVMIGAGIYHILWAIAKRPTTMIPRMKDVRDFVADVKFAFGLSDEVPEYHKFSYVQKFEYWGAFWGMVIMISTGLVLSYPEIFSPSGEWFAAFRVAHWEEAILAVVFIASWHMYFSHLRKKFFPFNKVIFTGKMELEKAEDEHPLWVEEVIKRGSGN, from the coding sequence ATGAGGTACGTTCTGAGGTTTGATGTTCACCAGAGGCTCCAGCATCTGCTCCTTCTCACCAGCTTCATAATCCTCGCCATCACCGGCCTGCCACTTCTTTACAGATATACGGACTGGGGGATGGCTCTCATAAACGCCATGGGCGGGGTTGAAAACGTTCGAGGGTGGCACAGGCTTGCGAGCTTCGTGATGATAGGTGCAGGAATCTACCACATCCTGTGGGCCATTGCAAAAAGGCCGACTACAATGATACCGAGGATGAAGGACGTTCGGGACTTCGTAGCAGATGTCAAGTTTGCATTTGGTCTTTCAGACGAGGTGCCGGAATACCACAAGTTCAGCTACGTGCAGAAGTTCGAGTACTGGGGTGCCTTCTGGGGGATGGTCATAATGATCTCAACCGGACTCGTGCTGAGCTATCCGGAGATTTTCTCCCCCTCAGGAGAGTGGTTTGCGGCATTCAGGGTTGCACACTGGGAGGAGGCAATTCTGGCTGTTGTGTTCATAGCGAGCTGGCACATGTACTTCAGCCACCTCAGGAAGAAGTTCTTCCCCTTCAACAAGGTCATCTTCACCGGCAAGATGGAGCTGGAAAAGGCGGAGGATGAGCATCCACTCTGGGTTGAGGAGGTGATTAAGCGTGGAAGTGGTAATTGA
- a CDS encoding hydrogenase small subunit, whose protein sequence is MHLSRRDFNKALATLGATGFLLRYKTEIVNAFETAKSNGVNLFWLQGQSDTACTVSLLQASDPDLYDAVEELKVGINFHPTIMPSFGDEAISVLENTEPDVLVLEGSIPTGDMEYACTFGERNGEEVTLVQWLDELIPRTKVAIVGFGSCATYGGIPSGRDFDGKSPTNAVGLYQFLKDRKPSVPVVLIPGCPGHPDWLMVTLASVLLGIVPELDDHWRPKAFFSNLIHDNCARRGFYDEGWFAESFMESDMRYNKCLFKLGCRGPMTLSACSETKWNGGINVCMNAGAPCIGCMHPGFPDEISPFFKAQSRLEIDLTKTVFTTLTGAVLVGAGAYIVTHAIRESKIEKERRKEK, encoded by the coding sequence ATGCATCTAAGCAGGAGAGATTTTAACAAAGCTCTTGCAACCCTGGGTGCAACCGGATTTTTGCTGAGATACAAAACAGAGATTGTAAATGCTTTTGAAACAGCAAAAAGCAATGGAGTGAACCTGTTCTGGTTGCAGGGGCAGAGTGATACTGCCTGTACAGTCTCACTTCTCCAGGCCTCCGATCCAGACCTTTACGATGCCGTTGAAGAGCTGAAGGTGGGAATCAACTTCCACCCGACCATAATGCCATCATTCGGTGACGAAGCGATAAGTGTTCTGGAGAATACTGAACCTGATGTCCTCGTTCTGGAAGGCTCCATCCCTACAGGAGACATGGAGTATGCATGCACCTTCGGAGAGAGGAATGGAGAGGAAGTAACCCTTGTCCAGTGGCTGGACGAGCTGATTCCCAGGACAAAGGTTGCCATCGTCGGTTTTGGAAGCTGTGCCACATACGGAGGGATACCCTCCGGGAGGGATTTTGACGGAAAGAGCCCGACAAATGCTGTTGGGCTTTACCAGTTCCTGAAGGACAGGAAACCGTCAGTGCCGGTTGTGCTGATACCCGGCTGTCCGGGACACCCGGACTGGCTGATGGTGACGCTTGCGAGCGTACTGCTCGGAATTGTTCCCGAGCTTGACGACCACTGGAGGCCCAAAGCGTTCTTCTCAAACCTGATACACGACAACTGCGCGAGGAGGGGGTTCTATGACGAGGGGTGGTTTGCCGAGAGCTTCATGGAGAGCGACATGAGGTACAACAAGTGCCTGTTCAAGCTGGGATGCAGGGGGCCGATGACGCTCTCCGCATGCAGTGAGACCAAGTGGAATGGAGGAATAAACGTATGCATGAATGCCGGAGCGCCCTGCATAGGGTGCATGCATCCCGGATTCCCGGACGAGATCTCTCCGTTCTTCAAGGCCCAGAGCAGGCTGGAGATTGATCTGACGAAGACGGTATTCACGACGCTGACCGGAGCGGTTCTGGTTGGAGCCGGAGCCTACATCGTCACTCACGCCATCAGGGAGAGCAAGATTGAGAAGGAACGGAGGAAGGAGAAATGA
- the rtcA gene encoding RNA 3'-terminal phosphate cyclase has product MIRIDGSYGEGGGQILRSSIALSCITGEDVEIYNIRASRPKPGLAAQHLKGIETAKMLCNGRVEGLRVGSTRVVFRPGKIRVRDLKVDIGTAGSITLLLQTIMPPLLHAGRECRIEITGGTDVKWSPSVDYFVFVLGDVLKEMGAEFEIELIRRGYYPKGGGKIIVKIFSGELKGIKFRRAECSTVRGISHCSNLPEHVAERQAKSAEEVLREHGVLSEIKTEVRRGVSTGSGITLFCKYKGSVSYGEKGKPAERVGGEAALEILREIGSQGAFDRHLADQVMIPGVIARGVTEYSSTEITKHILSNAYVINSFIDGSVEIRDDIIRISGI; this is encoded by the coding sequence ATGATCAGGATCGACGGAAGTTATGGCGAGGGTGGTGGGCAGATTTTAAGGAGTTCTATCGCTCTTTCCTGTATAACCGGTGAGGATGTAGAGATTTACAATATCAGAGCCAGCAGGCCAAAACCGGGGCTTGCGGCCCAGCATCTGAAGGGAATCGAAACAGCAAAGATGCTGTGTAACGGAAGGGTTGAGGGTCTGAGGGTGGGATCTACAAGGGTCGTATTCAGGCCGGGAAAGATACGCGTAAGAGACCTGAAAGTGGATATAGGCACGGCGGGGAGCATAACGCTCCTTCTGCAGACGATTATGCCCCCTCTGCTCCATGCTGGTAGAGAATGCAGAATCGAAATAACGGGAGGCACGGACGTCAAGTGGAGTCCAAGTGTAGATTATTTCGTATTCGTGCTTGGAGATGTGCTGAAAGAAATGGGAGCAGAATTCGAAATTGAGCTGATAAGAAGAGGATATTACCCCAAGGGTGGGGGCAAAATTATCGTGAAAATATTCAGTGGGGAACTGAAAGGAATAAAATTCAGAAGAGCAGAGTGCAGCACGGTCAGGGGGATAAGCCACTGCTCGAATCTCCCCGAACATGTTGCCGAAAGACAGGCAAAGAGTGCCGAAGAGGTTTTGAGAGAACATGGAGTATTAAGTGAGATAAAAACAGAGGTCAGAAGAGGCGTGTCCACCGGCTCGGGTATTACGCTATTCTGCAAGTACAAGGGCTCCGTTTCGTACGGAGAGAAGGGTAAGCCAGCAGAAAGGGTTGGCGGTGAAGCTGCACTCGAAATCCTGAGAGAAATTGGCTCGCAAGGAGCATTTGACAGACATCTTGCAGATCAGGTCATGATACCGGGCGTTATCGCAAGGGGAGTTACGGAGTACAGCTCAACCGAGATCACAAAGCACATACTCAGCAACGCCTATGTTATCAACAGCTTTATCGATGGTTCTGTAGAAATACGTGACGACATAATCAGAATATCGGGGATCTGA
- a CDS encoding calcium/sodium antiporter yields the protein MIFWVAVFVLSIATLIKSSDYFTGSAEKLGTHLGLPHFILGVTVVAIGTSLPELASSVAAMTMGSPEIVAGNVVGSNITNIFLIIGLSGIVGKKITIQYDLLRVDLPLLIASAFMLAILAYDGSFSIADGVISIAGLAVYLGYAAKTANDGGNRSERFGIKDAVVLAGSAILLYLSAEYTVKSVVEISHELGMGAEIIAATAVALGTSLPELSVSLVAARRGKSEIAIGNVLGSNIFNSFGVTGISALFGTVIFPEIIRSFALPLMVVATLMYFFMTQDRQMTGWEGAMLLIFYVYYLGRVLGLM from the coding sequence GTGATTTTCTGGGTTGCCGTGTTCGTTCTCAGCATCGCCACGCTGATAAAATCCTCTGACTACTTCACAGGATCTGCGGAAAAACTGGGCACCCATCTCGGCCTGCCCCACTTTATACTCGGAGTTACAGTCGTTGCAATAGGTACATCTCTCCCGGAACTTGCTTCGTCTGTTGCGGCAATGACGATGGGGTCTCCCGAGATTGTGGCAGGCAATGTTGTGGGCTCGAACATAACCAACATTTTCCTCATCATAGGTCTTTCCGGGATTGTGGGAAAAAAGATCACAATTCAATATGATTTGCTCAGGGTGGATCTGCCTCTCCTCATCGCATCAGCTTTTATGCTGGCAATCCTTGCATATGATGGCAGCTTTTCCATTGCAGATGGTGTGATCTCGATTGCCGGACTTGCAGTCTATCTCGGATATGCAGCTAAGACTGCGAATGACGGTGGAAACAGATCAGAGCGATTTGGCATAAAAGATGCTGTGGTGCTTGCGGGAAGCGCAATCCTGCTGTACCTGAGTGCAGAGTACACGGTAAAATCGGTTGTAGAAATATCGCACGAGCTTGGAATGGGTGCTGAAATCATAGCGGCAACTGCTGTTGCACTCGGGACGTCTCTGCCTGAGCTATCAGTCAGTCTGGTGGCGGCGAGGAGAGGAAAGTCCGAGATAGCCATAGGCAATGTCCTCGGCTCCAACATCTTCAACTCTTTTGGAGTCACAGGGATTTCAGCACTGTTCGGGACCGTGATCTTCCCTGAGATTATACGGTCATTCGCACTGCCCTTGATGGTTGTTGCAACTCTGATGTACTTTTTCATGACGCAGGACAGGCAGATGACGGGGTGGGAGGGCGCAATGCTTCTGATATTCTATGTGTATTATCTGGGAAGAGTCCTCGGGCTGATGTGA
- a CDS encoding TIGR00725 family protein, which produces MQIGVIGSGECYGDICDAAYRIGQLLAENGAVVINGGLGGVMEAVSRGAKSRGGTVIGIIPFKDKKPANRYCDYVIATDMGHARNMIIVHSSDALIAVGGGYGTVSEMAIALKEGKRVVAYRPAVKLDGLILAESPEEAVSLALEGFS; this is translated from the coding sequence ATGCAGATAGGAGTAATAGGAAGCGGAGAGTGTTATGGAGACATCTGTGATGCTGCTTACAGGATAGGACAGCTCCTTGCCGAAAACGGTGCGGTGGTGATAAACGGCGGTCTCGGAGGAGTGATGGAGGCTGTTAGCAGAGGTGCAAAGAGCAGAGGCGGCACGGTTATTGGAATAATCCCATTTAAAGACAAAAAGCCCGCAAACAGATACTGTGATTACGTCATTGCGACCGATATGGGTCATGCGAGGAACATGATCATTGTCCATTCGAGCGATGCTCTCATAGCCGTGGGGGGCGGTTATGGCACCGTTTCCGAGATGGCGATTGCTCTCAAGGAGGGAAAAAGAGTGGTGGCTTACAGGCCTGCTGTAAAGCTTGATGGGCTGATTCTTGCTGAAAGCCCCGAAGAGGCTGTGAGTCTTGCACTGGAGGGATTCAGTTGA
- a CDS encoding secondary thiamine-phosphate synthase enzyme YjbQ: MKFLEFEMDRDEVVDITREVQEFVRESGKKDGAVLVFSVGSTGAITTLEYEPGLKKDLPRMMDKLAPYGEHYEHHGTWNDDNGSSHVKSAVIGTSLIVPFSDGRLVLGTWQQIVLINFDTRRRKRKVALHIL, translated from the coding sequence TTGAAGTTTCTGGAGTTTGAAATGGACAGGGATGAGGTTGTGGACATCACCCGGGAGGTTCAGGAGTTCGTCAGGGAAAGCGGGAAAAAGGATGGAGCAGTCCTTGTATTCAGCGTGGGCTCGACAGGTGCGATAACAACGCTGGAATATGAGCCGGGTTTGAAAAAAGACCTGCCGAGAATGATGGACAAACTCGCACCTTATGGCGAACACTATGAACATCATGGAACGTGGAATGACGACAATGGTTCATCTCACGTCAAATCTGCCGTAATTGGAACGAGTCTGATCGTTCCTTTCAGTGATGGGAGACTTGTGCTCGGAACGTGGCAGCAGATAGTCCTGATAAATTTTGACACCAGAAGGAGAAAAAGAAAGGTGGCCCTGCATATACTTTAG
- a CDS encoding 4Fe-4S binding protein, protein MPPAVLGCQGCGRCSQVCPTDALIRQGGKVVRIDADRCRECYRCVEVCPYGALIKMD, encoded by the coding sequence ATGCCACCTGCAGTTCTCGGATGCCAGGGCTGCGGAAGGTGCTCACAGGTATGCCCAACAGACGCCCTGATAAGACAGGGGGGCAAGGTCGTGAGAATCGATGCGGACAGGTGTAGGGAATGCTACAGGTGTGTTGAGGTATGTCCATACGGTGCACTGATAAAAATGGACTGA
- a CDS encoding helix-turn-helix domain-containing protein, translated as MRTIKDSITSLNCETILECFYGINDSDAQIYRLLIERNLKIEEISQILGRGENSVYKSLQKLLIAGLVVREKKVLPGGGYYYTYRSVSPNKLAEEMRRIMKEWCEKVAFTINEFEEKFGGD; from the coding sequence ATGAGGACCATAAAAGATTCAATTACAAGCTTGAACTGCGAAACAATACTGGAGTGTTTTTACGGTATAAATGATAGCGATGCCCAGATATACCGTCTGCTAATAGAAAGAAATCTCAAAATAGAGGAAATAAGCCAGATCCTCGGTAGAGGGGAAAATTCCGTCTACAAATCTCTGCAGAAACTTTTGATTGCCGGACTTGTCGTTAGAGAGAAAAAAGTACTCCCGGGAGGGGGCTACTACTACACATACCGATCAGTATCTCCCAACAAGCTAGCCGAAGAGATGCGCAGGATTATGAAAGAATGGTGCGAAAAAGTCGCATTTACAATAAACGAGTTTGAGGAAAAGTTCGGAGGTGATTGA
- a CDS encoding radical SAM protein, with protein sequence MKVIDYGDCRVDAGLCNLRCPYCVHLKHEAIDVSPEEIAASLKGCESVYVGGAEPTVHANLSELLRKLKENGSYITLKTNGYLPSKIEEALPYVDRFVFEIKGDFDDIDTVAFMSGLSRERARKYVSNLEKSLEIARKGGKSIRLWFRIIPGYVNEKSFTRMLEKVGIVDEILLYQFLSRPDWDKPVEGLEKPDYEFVRKLGAIAKQYADRVIIIGDRRESL encoded by the coding sequence ATGAAAGTCATAGATTACGGGGATTGCAGGGTCGATGCCGGACTCTGCAATCTCCGGTGCCCCTACTGTGTTCATCTAAAACATGAAGCAATAGATGTCAGCCCGGAAGAGATAGCAGCATCTCTCAAAGGCTGTGAAAGTGTTTACGTTGGTGGAGCAGAACCGACGGTCCATGCAAACCTTTCAGAGCTGCTCAGAAAACTGAAAGAGAACGGTTCATACATTACACTGAAAACAAACGGATATCTGCCGTCAAAGATTGAAGAAGCTTTGCCTTATGTTGACAGGTTCGTATTCGAAATCAAGGGAGATTTCGATGACATTGACACCGTGGCATTCATGTCGGGTTTGAGCAGAGAAAGAGCGAGAAAATACGTCAGCAATCTGGAAAAAAGTCTGGAAATCGCAAGAAAAGGTGGAAAATCTATACGGCTCTGGTTCAGAATAATTCCAGGATATGTAAACGAAAAAAGCTTCACAAGAATGCTCGAAAAGGTTGGCATCGTGGATGAAATCCTCCTTTACCAGTTTCTTTCGAGACCTGACTGGGATAAACCTGTAGAGGGGCTTGAAAAACCCGATTACGAGTTCGTGAGAAAGCTGGGTGCAATCGCAAAACAGTATGCAGACAGGGTCATAATCATCGGAGACAGGCGGGAATCACTATGA
- the trxA gene encoding thioredoxin produces the protein MKALTEKEFDEEINKDKLVVVDFWAEWCMPCRMLTPVLEKLEKEYDSVEFAKLNTDEYPNVAMRFGIFSIPTVMMFYKGEMINSFVGAMPESVVRREVEKALEKIQA, from the coding sequence ATGAAGGCACTCACAGAAAAGGAATTTGATGAGGAAATAAACAAGGATAAGCTCGTCGTGGTTGATTTCTGGGCAGAGTGGTGCATGCCGTGCAGGATGCTCACCCCGGTACTGGAAAAGCTGGAGAAAGAATATGATAGTGTTGAGTTTGCAAAGCTGAATACCGACGAATATCCCAACGTCGCGATGAGGTTCGGAATATTCAGCATCCCCACAGTGATGATGTTCTACAAAGGAGAAATGATAAACAGCTTTGTCGGAGCCATGCCAGAGAGCGTTGTCAGAAGAGAAGTGGAAAAGGCACTTGAAAAGATACAGGCATGA